GGAGACTGGAGATGGTGTCCAGGGCGCGCTGGGTGGCTCCCTGGCATTTGCTGATCACGGCTTTGGCCGAACCGCCAAGGGCGGCGGCGCGGTCGGGATGCCGCAGAAGTTCTCTGAGCGCAGAATACAATTCCTCCGGGCCGGAGACCTGGACAAGGGCATCCGCTCCAAGGAAGAGCTCCGTGACCTGGCGGAAGTTTTCCATGTGCGGGCCGGTGAGGATCGGCTTGCCGAACACCGCCGGCTCGATGATGTTCTGCCCGCCGTGCCCGCGCAGGCTTTTGCCCATGAACACGACCGAGGCCAGGCCGTACAGCGGCCGCAAATGCCCGATCGTGTCCACGACCAAAACCGCGCCGGCCGGGACAGGACCTGACCTTTTGGAAAAGAAAACCGTCTGAAAGCCCCGCGATTCCACCAGGGCCGAGACCGGCTTGCCCCGTTCGACATGCCGGGGCGCGACGATCAAACGCAGGCTCGGGAACTCTCCGCGCAGACGGGCGAACACATCCAGGACGATCTCCTCTTCCCCCGGGTGCGTGCTGCCGGCGATCCACACGGCCTCATCGGGCTTGTACCCGAAATCCTCCCGCCGGTAACCGTCCTTGTCGGAAAGTCCGTCGAATTTGATGTTGCCGAAAATCCTGATCTTGTCCACCGGCGCGCCCATCTCCAGGATCCGGGCGGCATCCTCCTCTGTCTGCATGCCGAACACGGTCACCGCCTGAAGGACCCCTTTAAGGAACATCCGGACCTTCCGGTAATTCCGGAACGACTTTTCCGAAATGCGGCCGTTGACCAGCACCAGCGGCACGCGGTAATCCGAGAGGACGGCGAACAGGTTGGGCCAGATCTCGGTCTCGGCCGAGAGATACATTTTCGGGCGGATCAGCCGGACATATTTGCGGGCCGCCCAGCTGAAATCCAGCGGGGCGAAGATCAGCACGTCATCGCCGGACAATTTGCTCTTGGCCAGCTCGTATCCGGTGCGCGTGACCGTGGACAGGACGATCCGGTACCTGGGGAAGACCGATTTGATCCTCTGGATCAGCCCCGCGACCGCCAGAACTTCGCCGACGCTGACCGCGTGGACCCAGATGTTCTCCCTCTGGCGCAGGTCATCGGCAAGGGCTTTGGGGAAAGCGCCGAACCGCATCCCGAGACCCGCCGGCCATTTTCCCCGCGCCACCGCGACCGGAAGATACACCGCAATGAAGATCAGGTAAACAATGTCATACAACAACGCCATAGTCCCTCACCTCTGTCACTGCGTCTCCTCACGCCCTCGGATGCGCCTTCTCGTAAACGCTCTTCAACTTTTCCGTGGTCACGTGCATGTAGATCTGGGTCGTGGACAGGTTCACGTGCCCGAGCAGTTCCTGGACAGACCGCAGGTCCGCCCCGCGGTTCAGCAGGTGTGTGGCAAACGAATGGCGCAGGACGTGCGGGGAGATATTCCTGTTGGCCGACGTCAGCTTGATGTATTTGTGCGCGATGTTGCAAACGCTCCGCGCCGACAGCCGCGTTCCGTTCTTGTTCAAAAAAAGCGCCGAGCCCCGGCCTTTGCGCTTTTTCAGGTACTCCCGGACCGCCTCGACGGCTTTTTCGCCGACCGGCACCAGCCGCTCCTTCTTCCCCTTGCCCCGGACCTTCGCCAGATTGCCGATCAAATCCACGCTGTCCACGTCCAGCCCGACCAGTTCGCTGACGCGGATCCCGGTGCCGTAAAGCGTCTCCAGGATCGCCTTGTCCCGGGAGCCCATCGCCTTTACCGTCGATGGCGAATCGATCAGCTCGGTCATTTCCTTTTCCGTCAAAAATTTCGGGAGCGTCTTGTCGAGCTTGGGCGTCTGCAGAAGCACGGCCGGGTTGTTCTTGATAAGCCCTTCCCTCTGGAGGAAACGGAAAAAACTGCGCAGGGACGAAAGCTTGCGGGCCATGGTGCGGGGCCTGTGCTGGCGGCCCTTCAGCTCGACGAGGAACTTCCGCAGATGGAGATAATCCATTTTTTCAACGGCCATCTCGCCGCTGAATTTAAAAAACTCTTCGAGGTCAAGCCGGTAGTTGAGCGAGGTGTGCGGGGAATAATTTTTTTCGATCTCGATGTACGAAAGGAATTTTTCCAGATACCTGTTCATGGGGGGTCCCCTCTTGCGACAGGCCGGAACGAAAACGTCAGACGGCCGCCCCGCCTCCGGGCGCCGGCGACGCGTCGCCGGGCAGCTCATTGGCGGTATAGGTGCACTTGGGATACCGGCTGCAGCCGTAGAACGCGCCCCGGCGGGAACGGCGCTTGGTGAGTTCCCCGTCGCAGTCGGGCAGGGGGCATTTGATACCGGTCGTGATCGGTTTGGCGTATTTGCACTCGGGGAAACCGGAACAGCTCAGGAACTTTCCGCGTCGGCCCCATTTCACGACCATCTTGCGCCCGCAATCGGGGCAGTCCATGTCCACGAACTCCTGGGTCTTCTCGATGGTGTTCATGGCGTAATCCAGCTCTTCCTTGAACGGCTTGTAAAACTCGCTCAAAAGGCCGACGTAATTCAACT
This sequence is a window from Candidatus Omnitrophota bacterium. Protein-coding genes within it:
- a CDS encoding 3-deoxy-D-manno-octulosonic acid transferase; this translates as MALLYDIVYLIFIAVYLPVAVARGKWPAGLGMRFGAFPKALADDLRQRENIWVHAVSVGEVLAVAGLIQRIKSVFPRYRIVLSTVTRTGYELAKSKLSGDDVLIFAPLDFSWAARKYVRLIRPKMYLSAETEIWPNLFAVLSDYRVPLVLVNGRISEKSFRNYRKVRMFLKGVLQAVTVFGMQTEEDAARILEMGAPVDKIRIFGNIKFDGLSDKDGYRREDFGYKPDEAVWIAGSTHPGEEEIVLDVFARLRGEFPSLRLIVAPRHVERGKPVSALVESRGFQTVFFSKRSGPVPAGAVLVVDTIGHLRPLYGLASVVFMGKSLRGHGGQNIIEPAVFGKPILTGPHMENFRQVTELFLGADALVQVSGPEELYSALRELLRHPDRAAALGGSAKAVISKCQGATQRALDTISSLLPR
- the xerC gene encoding tyrosine recombinase XerC, whose amino-acid sequence is MNRYLEKFLSYIEIEKNYSPHTSLNYRLDLEEFFKFSGEMAVEKMDYLHLRKFLVELKGRQHRPRTMARKLSSLRSFFRFLQREGLIKNNPAVLLQTPKLDKTLPKFLTEKEMTELIDSPSTVKAMGSRDKAILETLYGTGIRVSELVGLDVDSVDLIGNLAKVRGKGKKERLVPVGEKAVEAVREYLKKRKGRGSALFLNKNGTRLSARSVCNIAHKYIKLTSANRNISPHVLRHSFATHLLNRGADLRSVQELLGHVNLSTTQIYMHVTTEKLKSVYEKAHPRA